GGCGGGAGTTTGCCGGAAGCATTCCATCTGAACCAAACCGATGCATGGTATCCCCGTCCGGTGCCATTGAAGGTTGGTACCACTCCCTCCAACTCCTGGGAGCTTTATAATATGCACGGGCTTGTCGAGGAGTGGTGCCTGGATTGGTATGGACCTTATCTCGCGACCCTGCAGATTGACCCTGTGGGGTATGCCAGTGGAAATTTCAAGGTAACGCGTGGAGGGAGTCACAATACAGAGGCTAAATTCTTGCGCAGTGCAAACAGGATGGGTATGTTACCTGATGACAAAAATTGTATGGTGGGCTTCAGAGTAGTTCAGGCCGAAATGCCGGATTCCGAACCATCCGGTCCCCCCGCTAAAAAATTTTGGGCTGCTGACATCAGTCAAACCGGGAGTAAGTGGGAGAGAAATATCAATATGGATGAGCCTTATTTTGAGGATCCCATTTATTTTCAAAAGGTACCGCCTGAGTCTAACGGTCCCCTGTATTCAGCCCATAACCACTGTCCCGATATAACTCCCTTGCCGAATGGAGACCTTTTTGCTACCTGGTATACAACTGTTGAAGAACAGGGGCGTGAACTGGCAGTGGCTGCTGCCCGTTTCAGGAAAGGAGCAGAAGAATGGGATAAGCCATCCCTGTTTTATAAGGCACCCGACAGAAACATGCATGCCACTTCCATCTGGTGGGATAGAGCCAATAAACGAATTTATCATTTTCAGGGCATTGGCGTCAGTTATGGCTGGGGGAGGCTTGCTCTGATCATGCGAACCAGTGAGGACAATGGTGTCACATGGTCAAAGCCCCATTGGATCAACCGGGAACATGGCCTGCGCAACATGCCCATAGCAGGTGTGATTAAAACTTCTGACGGATCCATTGTGGTGCCCTGTGATGCAGTTACCGCGGGGCATGGAGGAACCGCCGTTCACATCAG
The nucleotide sequence above comes from Bacteroidales bacterium. Encoded proteins:
- a CDS encoding exo-alpha-sialidase, which produces GGSLPEAFHLNQTDAWYPRPVPLKVGTTPSNSWELYNMHGLVEEWCLDWYGPYLATLQIDPVGYASGNFKVTRGGSHNTEAKFLRSANRMGMLPDDKNCMVGFRVVQAEMPDSEPSGPPAKKFWAADISQTGSKWERNINMDEPYFEDPIYFQKVPPESNGPLYSAHNHCPDITPLPNGDLFATWYTTVEEQGRELAVAAARFRKGAEEWDKPSLFYKAPDRNMHATSIWWDRANKRIYHFQGIGVSYGWGRLALIMRTSEDNGVTWSKPHWINREHGLRNMPIAGVIKTSDGSIVVPCDAVTAGHGGTAVHISHNEGKTWYDPGAGKPKPLFEAGETGGWIAGIHAGVVELKDGRLMALGRGDNINGHMPVSISDDMGKSWTYSASPFPPISSGQRLVLMRLDEGPLLFASFTGPHNDDKGIEFTGKNGSSFRGYGLFAALSYDEGETWPVRKLVTPGKGEYDGGAHTGTFKTDASHAEPRGYMAATQSPDRIIHLISSKIHYRFNLEWLKKKADV